One Tiliqua scincoides isolate rTilSci1 chromosome 9, rTilSci1.hap2, whole genome shotgun sequence DNA segment encodes these proteins:
- the SLC38A8 gene encoding solute carrier family 38 member 8, whose amino-acid sequence MEELARESISLLAKPALQSDSPNLSSAGAIFIMLKSALGAGLLNFPWAFSKAGGITPAVLVELASLIFLISGLVILGYAASISTQTTYQGVVRKICGAAIGKLCEVCFILNLFMISVAFLRVVGDQLEKLCDSFYPNETLSGGLSRQHWFTDHRFTLSALCILVIFPLSIPRAIEFQKYTSILGTLAACYLMLVIIIKYYLQTDHLVKLERHGSSGASSWASVFSVIPTICFGFQCHEAGVAIYSSMSNKKFSHWVLVSVLSMLFCLLIYSLTGLYGYLTFGADVAADILMSYPGNDVVVIVARLLFGISIITIYPIVLLLGRSVLQDICLSSKHSYVLTREPYEKWTRAILTTAWVVATLVIALCVPDISKVISVIGGISAFFIFIFPGLCLVCAMETEPIKPRTKSCLMIWGIVTILCGTFIFGQSTTIAVMELLHKL is encoded by the exons ATGGAGGAGTTGGCCAGGGAAAGCATCAGCTTGTTAGCCAAGCCTGCTCTGCAGTCCGACAGCCCCAACCTCTCCTCTGCTGGGGCCATCTTCATAATGTTGAAATCTGCCCTTGGAGCTGGTCTTCTTAATTTCCCCTGGGCCTTCAGTAAGGCGGGAGGAATCACCCCAGCTGTCCTCGTGGAGCTG gCTTCCTTGATATTCCTGATTAGTGGCTTAGTGATTCTGGGTTATGCCGCCTCCATCAGCACCCAGACAACGTACCAGGGAGTGGTGAGAAAGATCTGTGGGGCAGCCATTGGGAAGCTCTGTGAAGTCTGCTTCATTCTGAACCTCTTCATGATCTCCGTGGCCTTTCTCAGAGTTGTGGGAGACCAGCTAGAAAAAT TGTGTGATTCATTCTACCCAAATGAAACCTTGAGCGGAGGGCTCTCTCGCCAGCACTGGTTCACCGACCACCGCTTCACCTTGTCTGCGCTGTGCATCTTGGTGATCTTCCCTCTCTCCATTCCAAGGGCAATTGAGTTCCAGAAATATACAAG tatCCTTGGAACCTTGGCAGCTTGCTATCTGATGCTTGTCATTATAATAAAATATTACCTCCAAACGGATCATCTTGTCAAGCTAGAACGTCATggttcctctgg GGCTTCCTCCTGGGCTTCTGTGTTCAGCGTTATTCCAACAATCTGCTTTGGATTTCAG TGCCACGAAGCCGGTGTTGCCATCTACAGCAGCATGAGCAACAAGAAGTTCTCCCACTGGGTGCTGGTGTCTGTGCTGTCGATGCTCTTCTGTTTGCTGATTTATTCCCTGACTG GGCTTTATGGCTATCTGACATTTGGTGCTGATGTTGCTGCTGACATCCTGATGTCCTACCCTGGCAATGACGTGGTGGTGATTGTAGCTCGGCTGCTGTTTGGCATCTCCATTATCACCATCTACCCGATTGTCCTTCTTCTGGGAAG ATCAGTCCTCCAGGACATCTGCCTGAGTTCCAAGCACAGCTACGTCCTGACAAGAGAGCCCTATGAGAAGTGGACACGAGCGATACTGACGACTGCCTGGGTCGTGGCGACGCTGGTTATTGCCCTTTGTGTGCCAGACATCAGCAAAGTCATCAGCGTCATTGGGGGCATCAGTGCTTTCTTCATCTTCATTTTTCCAG GGCTGTGTCTGGTGTGTGCCATGGAGACGGAACCCATCAAGCCAAGGACCAA ATCCTGCCTAATGATCTGGGGCATTGTAACAATTCTGTGCGGCACCTTCATCTTTGGACAAAGTACGACCATTGCAGTCATGGAACTGTTACACAAACTCTAA